CCCGAGGCGACAATCAGTCGGAGTTTCGAGATCAAGGAATTCAAGTCCGGTGCTGCCCGGATGGCCATCGAAGCGAAGGCGCCGATCATTCCGGTGATTGTCTGGGGTGCACAGCGGGTGGTGACAAAGGGTGGTCCGAAGAATCTGGGCCGCAACCACTTTCCCATTTCCGTGGAGGTTGGTACGCCAATTGATCCGGTAGAGCCGGCAGACGCACTCACCGAGATTCTGCGGATTGAGATGGACGCCATCTTGCGTCACGCTCAGGATGGGTTTGCCCATGAGCCGGGTGCGTACTGGGTCCCGCGTCGGCTCGGTGGAGGAGCGCCCACTCCGGAGGAAGCTGCCGCGATGGATGCAGCGGAGCGGGCGAAGCGGGCTGGATGATTCAAACCGCGATTGAATTGTCACGCAGACATCTTTGATGTCACTTGGCGCGGCTACTCCGGATCAGATCCGACTGCAAATCGATCGTCAGCGCGAGTGCGCCGATGAACATCAAGGTCTCCGGAAACTCCGGTGCGATTCAGGGGTCAATATTGAAGTGGGCGGTTTCTATCGGTCGTCGCAACACTTCTCCCTAGAATCTGGAGTTTGTGTTGTCGTCATCTCGTCGTGTGAAGAAGGGGCCGGGGCGTCGTCCGCAGTCGGCCAAGCGTCAGCGGTTCATGGAGCTCCGCGGCCGCGGGTGGAGCATTCTCGCGGCTGCCCGTGAGGTCGGTGTATCCCGAACCACCGGAAACAACTGGTCGCGCGGCTACAAGACCTACCGCAACGGTGCGGCCGTGGGGTTCGTACCTGCTTTGGAGCGGCTGGCGGTACGTGAGATCAGTGCCCGGTTTCTGTCCCAAGACGAACGCATCGAGATCGCCGATCTACGCCGTGCGGGACTGAGTATCCGAGCGATCGCAGGCCGGTTGGGGCGGTCGCCCTCGACGATCTCGCGCGAACTTCGCCGGAACGCAGTCACGGGCAACGATTATCGGCCGTTCGAGGCCCACCGACGTGCCACGGCCCGACGAGCCCGGCGGCATCGGCGACGTCTGGAGATCACACCAGAATTACAGCGGGTCGTGGCGGAACTGTTGTCGCAGCGGTGGAGTCCGCAGCAGATCAGCCGGCATCTGCGGGCGCGATTCCCGGACGAGCCGCGGATGTGGTTGTGCCACGAGAGCATCTATCGGGCCATCTACCAGCCCGGATCGCTTTTACTGCGGCCCTCTCCGCTGGCCCCGCAGCGGCGGTCACCGCTGCGCACCGGCCGTGATCACCGGCGTGCTCAGCGGCGCGGAGAGCTACGCCGCCCGCGATTCGAGCAGCCGATGCTCACCATTCATCAACGGCCATTCCCTCCCGAGGACCGTTCGCAAGCTGGGCACTGGGAAGGTGACTTAATCACCGGCGCCCACAACCAATCCGCGATCGGCACGCTCGTCG
The nucleotide sequence above comes from Rhodococcus sp. KBS0724. Encoded proteins:
- a CDS encoding IS30 family transposase, which translates into the protein MELRGRGWSILAAAREVGVSRTTGNNWSRGYKTYRNGAAVGFVPALERLAVREISARFLSQDERIEIADLRRAGLSIRAIAGRLGRSPSTISRELRRNAVTGNDYRPFEAHRRATARRARRHRRRLEITPELQRVVAELLSQRWSPQQISRHLRARFPDEPRMWLCHESIYRAIYQPGSLLLRPSPLAPQRRSPLRTGRDHRRAQRRGELRRPRFEQPMLTIHQRPFPPEDRSQAGHWEGDLITGAHNQSAIGTLVERQTRMVRLLHLPFRDGDSLHAALTARMRDLPAALLRSITWDQGSEMARHTTIARSLGAPVYFCDSRSPWQRGSNENANGLLRDYFPKGTDLAIHSPEHLLAVENELNSRPRVVLQDRCPTELFTALLESQNPSVLRR
- a CDS encoding 1-acyl-sn-glycerol-3-phosphate acyltransferase produces the protein MTAEPVYTAVETTARVLCCLQGLAVTRTGTENVPHTGGAVIAINHTSYLDFIHAALAVRESKRKLRVMAKTELANNKVLAFLMRGCGVIEVDRSAGASAFQAGVDALRRGELVGVYPEATISRSFEIKEFKSGAARMAIEAKAPIIPVIVWGAQRVVTKGGPKNLGRNHFPISVEVGTPIDPVEPADALTEILRIEMDAILRHAQDGFAHEPGAYWVPRRLGGGAPTPEEAAAMDAAERAKRAG